From one Methylomonas paludis genomic stretch:
- a CDS encoding efflux RND transporter permease subunit, translated as MISEFFIERPIFANVIAIITVILGVVCFINLPVAQYPSIVPPTIQVTTSYPGASAEVVANTVGIPIEQAVNGVENALYLSSTSASDGTYILTITFNVGTNLNTSLALVQNMVNAAIPQLPTAVQPQGVLVKKVSTDILLVVGLYAEDDRYDETFLSNYAVINLQNPLARLPGVGQIAVRGAGPYSMRVWLNPEKLNYFGLTSQDVTSAILSQNLQVAAGQLGGPPAPADQTFQFTVNATGRLADTAQFENIILKSARSETAQIVRLRDVARIELSRQSYSNFSISSGHKATVMPVFTLPGANALDVADEVRAAMATMSKDFPPGLAYEIHYDTTKFVRSAIHDVYQTLFEAGILVLIVVVVFLQNWRATLVPATTVPVTLIGAFAAMSMLGFGINLLTLFALILAVGIVVDDAIVIVENASYHIEQGMEPKQATIKAMQEITGPVIGITVVLTSVFLPAAFLPGITGQLFRQFALVIASTAVISAINALTLKPAQCALWLRPVQKDKKLNGFFRGFNKVYGWFEHGYVRLVEWMVQRVGWMLLLYVLIVALSAWRFGQHPTGFLPSEDQGYAIAITKLPGAASQPRLAAAAKQMDAVLEKTPGVEAWVTIGGLSILDGANVSNFFTTFIVYDDWDKRGADLSQDKIIAHLRRDLAAIQESGSFVLIPPPIRGLGQGGGFQLMVEDRQSLGLNELQKAVDELVRAGNSQSGLRNLTSTFNARNPQLFLDIDRTKAESLNIPMNNVFSTLQSYLGSSFVNLFNKFNQVFQVYVQADAPYRLQPEDIEKLYVRNAQGEMTPLGALLEVKRTVGAELVMRYNLYPAAQIYGAAAPGFSSGQALNLMEQICKNILPQGIRYDWTATSFQEKQVGSQAYFIYALSITLVFMVLAALYESWTSPLAVVLVVPMALVGVLLALMMRGFDNNLYTQVGLILMIGLACKNAILIVEFARQLQAEGMTPTAAAVEATRRRFRPIVMTSFAFILGVVPLLDASGAGAASQQAIGTVVFGGMLSSTLLAIPFVPVLYVMTQRLATWRANKKPQNTG; from the coding sequence ATGATTTCCGAATTTTTTATCGAACGGCCAATTTTTGCCAATGTTATCGCCATCATCACCGTGATTCTGGGCGTGGTGTGTTTCATCAATCTGCCGGTGGCGCAATATCCCTCCATCGTGCCGCCTACCATCCAGGTCACTACCAGCTATCCGGGTGCCAGCGCCGAGGTGGTGGCCAATACCGTGGGTATCCCTATCGAACAGGCGGTCAACGGCGTGGAAAACGCCCTTTATTTATCCTCGACCAGCGCCAGCGACGGCACATACATTCTCACTATCACTTTCAATGTCGGCACCAATCTCAATACCTCGCTGGCGCTGGTGCAGAACATGGTCAACGCCGCCATCCCGCAACTGCCGACGGCGGTGCAGCCCCAGGGTGTGCTGGTGAAAAAGGTTTCCACCGATATCCTGCTGGTGGTGGGGCTGTATGCGGAAGATGACCGTTACGACGAAACCTTTCTCTCCAATTATGCGGTGATCAACCTGCAAAATCCGTTGGCGCGTTTGCCGGGTGTCGGCCAAATCGCGGTGCGGGGCGCGGGGCCTTATAGCATGCGGGTCTGGCTGAACCCCGAAAAACTCAACTATTTCGGATTGACCAGCCAAGATGTCACTAGCGCCATTCTGAGCCAAAACCTGCAAGTGGCGGCAGGACAGCTGGGCGGGCCGCCGGCGCCGGCCGATCAGACCTTTCAATTCACCGTCAACGCCACGGGTCGTTTAGCCGATACGGCGCAATTCGAAAACATCATCCTCAAAAGCGCTCGTAGCGAGACGGCGCAAATTGTTCGCCTCCGCGATGTGGCCCGCATCGAACTCAGTCGTCAGTCCTACAGCAACTTTTCCATATCCAGCGGCCACAAGGCTACGGTGATGCCGGTCTTTACCTTGCCCGGCGCCAACGCGCTGGATGTTGCAGACGAAGTGCGGGCGGCAATGGCGACCATGAGCAAGGATTTTCCGCCGGGTCTGGCCTACGAAATCCATTACGACACCACCAAATTTGTGCGTAGCGCGATCCACGATGTTTACCAAACATTGTTCGAGGCCGGGATTCTGGTGTTGATCGTGGTGGTGGTGTTTTTACAAAACTGGCGCGCCACCCTAGTGCCGGCCACCACTGTCCCGGTCACTTTGATCGGCGCTTTCGCCGCCATGTCCATGCTGGGATTCGGCATCAATCTACTGACACTGTTCGCGCTGATTCTGGCGGTTGGCATTGTGGTGGACGATGCCATCGTTATTGTCGAAAACGCTTCCTACCATATCGAGCAAGGCATGGAGCCCAAACAGGCGACCATCAAAGCCATGCAGGAAATCACCGGGCCAGTAATCGGCATTACCGTGGTACTGACCTCGGTGTTTCTACCCGCCGCCTTTTTGCCGGGCATTACTGGGCAGTTGTTTCGCCAATTTGCGTTGGTGATAGCCTCTACTGCCGTCATCAGCGCCATTAACGCGCTGACTCTGAAGCCGGCTCAATGCGCTTTGTGGTTGCGCCCGGTGCAGAAGGACAAAAAACTCAACGGTTTTTTCCGGGGCTTTAACAAGGTTTACGGCTGGTTCGAGCATGGCTATGTGCGGCTGGTGGAGTGGATGGTGCAACGGGTTGGCTGGATGCTGTTGCTGTATGTGTTGATTGTGGCCCTAAGCGCCTGGCGCTTCGGCCAGCATCCTACCGGATTCCTGCCCAGCGAGGACCAGGGTTATGCGATAGCCATTACTAAACTGCCGGGCGCAGCCTCACAGCCACGGTTGGCCGCAGCCGCCAAACAGATGGACGCGGTATTGGAAAAAACGCCGGGCGTGGAAGCCTGGGTGACCATCGGCGGCCTGTCGATACTGGACGGTGCCAATGTCTCCAATTTTTTTACCACCTTTATTGTCTACGACGATTGGGACAAACGCGGCGCGGACTTGAGCCAGGATAAGATTATCGCTCATCTGCGCCGCGATCTGGCCGCAATCCAGGAGTCCGGCTCCTTCGTGCTGATCCCGCCGCCGATTCGCGGTCTGGGTCAGGGCGGTGGTTTTCAGCTAATGGTGGAAGACCGGCAAAGTCTGGGGCTTAACGAGTTGCAGAAAGCCGTCGATGAACTGGTGCGTGCCGGCAATTCCCAATCCGGGTTGCGCAATTTAACCTCCACCTTCAATGCCCGCAATCCGCAGTTGTTTTTAGATATCGATCGCACCAAGGCGGAGTCGTTGAATATTCCGATGAATAATGTGTTTTCCACGCTGCAGTCCTACTTGGGATCGTCATTCGTTAATCTGTTCAATAAATTCAACCAGGTATTCCAGGTGTATGTGCAGGCTGACGCCCCCTACCGTCTGCAGCCTGAAGACATCGAGAAGCTCTATGTCCGTAACGCCCAGGGTGAAATGACACCGTTGGGGGCCTTGCTGGAGGTTAAGCGCACAGTGGGTGCCGAGCTGGTGATGCGCTACAATCTTTATCCTGCAGCACAAATATACGGGGCCGCCGCCCCCGGCTTCAGTTCCGGGCAAGCCCTGAATCTCATGGAACAGATCTGCAAGAACATCCTGCCTCAGGGGATCCGTTACGACTGGACGGCCACCTCCTTCCAGGAAAAACAGGTGGGCAGTCAGGCCTACTTTATTTACGCGCTGTCTATCACTCTGGTGTTCATGGTGCTGGCTGCCCTTTACGAAAGCTGGACGAGTCCGCTGGCCGTGGTGCTGGTGGTGCCGATGGCGTTGGTGGGGGTGCTGCTGGCACTGATGATGCGCGGATTCGACAATAATCTGTATACCCAGGTAGGGCTGATTTTAATGATAGGACTGGCTTGTAAGAACGCTATTCTGA